In Streptomyces sp. SID8374, one genomic interval encodes:
- a CDS encoding trypsin-like peptidase domain-containing protein — protein sequence MDMTENLRPSGAHSTDQDPASYPYGSTAYDGGSTAHEGAAGGYPPPPPYAPTPSAYATEPPAPGHRERRAKRPVALLAAVALAAAVIGGGSAALVGQLTDGGATATGSTGVVKGTTVAQSSKGTVSGVAEAVSPAIVEIGAASSAGKSTGSGVVITDDGEIVTNNHVISGAQQIEVTLSTGKTYTADVVGTDPDKDLALIKLRGASGLKTATLGDSSQVKVGDQVVAIGSPEGLTGTVTSGIISALDRDVTVAKDDSGSSGQDQGQGGSGQQWPFEFGGQQFNGDTGEKTTTYKALQTDASLNPGNSGGALINMDGEIIGINSAMYAPSSSAAGSGSTAGSVGLGFAIPVNTLKADLDTLRAGNNS from the coding sequence ATGGACATGACGGAGAACCTTCGCCCGAGCGGCGCGCACTCGACGGACCAGGACCCGGCCTCGTACCCCTACGGCAGTACGGCGTACGACGGCGGCAGCACGGCGCACGAAGGCGCGGCGGGCGGTTACCCGCCCCCGCCCCCGTACGCCCCCACCCCCTCCGCGTACGCCACCGAGCCCCCCGCCCCCGGGCACCGCGAGCGCCGGGCGAAGCGGCCGGTGGCGCTGCTGGCGGCCGTAGCCCTCGCCGCGGCCGTGATCGGCGGCGGCAGCGCGGCGCTGGTCGGGCAGCTCACCGACGGCGGGGCCACCGCCACCGGCTCCACCGGCGTGGTCAAGGGCACCACCGTGGCCCAGAGCAGCAAGGGCACGGTCTCGGGCGTCGCGGAGGCGGTCTCCCCGGCCATCGTCGAGATCGGCGCGGCCTCCTCGGCGGGCAAGTCCACCGGGTCCGGGGTCGTGATCACCGACGACGGCGAGATCGTCACCAACAACCACGTCATCTCGGGCGCCCAGCAGATCGAGGTCACGCTCTCCACCGGCAAGACGTACACCGCCGATGTCGTGGGCACCGACCCCGACAAGGACCTCGCGCTCATCAAGCTGCGCGGCGCGAGCGGGCTGAAGACGGCCACGCTCGGCGACTCCTCGCAGGTCAAGGTGGGCGACCAGGTCGTGGCGATCGGCTCGCCGGAGGGGCTGACCGGGACGGTCACCAGCGGGATCATCTCCGCGCTGGACCGGGATGTGACGGTGGCCAAGGACGACTCCGGCAGCTCGGGCCAGGACCAGGGGCAGGGCGGCAGCGGACAGCAGTGGCCGTTCGAGTTCGGCGGGCAGCAGTTCAACGGCGACACGGGCGAGAAGACGACCACGTACAAGGCGCTCCAGACCGACGCCTCGCTCAACCCCGGCAACTCCGGTGGCGCGCTGATCAACATGGACGGTGAGATCATCGGCATCAACTCCGCGATGTACGCGCCCAGTTCCTCGGCGGCGGGCAGCGGTTCGACGGCGGGCAGCGTGGGCCTCGGCTTCGCGATCCCGGTGAACACGCTCAAGGCCGACCTGGACACCCTGCGCGCGGGGAACAACTCCTGA
- a CDS encoding response regulator transcription factor, translating into MSSLLLLTNALQPSTEVLPALGLLLHSVRVAPAEGPALVDTPGADVILIDGRRDLPQVRSLCQLLRSTGPGCPLILVVTEGGLAAVTADWGIDDVLLDTAGPAEVEARLRLATGRQQITSDDSPMEIRNGDLSVDEATYSAKLKGRVLDLTFKEFELLKYLAQHPGRVFTRAQLLQEVWGYDYFGGTRTVDVHVRRLRAKLGPEHESLIGTVRNVGYRFVTPEKVERAAEEAKERQAAQQKQQKAGEPVARSEQSSSATAAEEAPVEAAKR; encoded by the coding sequence ATGAGTTCACTGCTGCTGTTGACGAACGCACTCCAGCCGTCGACGGAGGTGCTTCCCGCCCTCGGCCTCCTGCTGCACAGCGTGCGGGTCGCCCCCGCCGAGGGCCCGGCCCTGGTGGACACCCCGGGCGCCGATGTGATCCTCATCGACGGGCGCCGCGACCTCCCGCAGGTCCGCTCGCTCTGTCAGCTGCTGCGGTCCACCGGACCGGGCTGTCCGCTGATCCTCGTCGTCACCGAGGGCGGCCTCGCGGCCGTCACCGCCGACTGGGGCATCGACGACGTCCTGCTGGACACGGCGGGGCCGGCGGAGGTCGAGGCGCGGCTGCGGCTGGCCACCGGCCGGCAGCAGATCACCTCCGACGACTCCCCGATGGAGATCCGCAACGGCGACCTCTCCGTCGACGAGGCGACGTACAGCGCGAAGCTCAAGGGCCGGGTCCTGGACCTGACCTTCAAGGAATTCGAACTGCTGAAATACCTGGCCCAGCACCCGGGCCGGGTCTTCACCCGCGCCCAGCTCCTCCAGGAGGTCTGGGGGTACGACTACTTCGGCGGTACGCGGACGGTCGACGTCCACGTCCGGCGGCTGCGCGCCAAGCTCGGCCCCGAGCACGAGTCACTGATCGGGACCGTACGCAACGTCGGCTACCGCTTCGTCACCCCGGAGAAGGTGGAGCGCGCGGCCGAGGAGGCGAAGGAGCGGCAGGCCGCCCAGCAGAAGCAGCAGAAGGCCGGCGAACCCGTCGCCCGTTCGGAGCAGTCGTCTTCGGCCACGGCGGCGGAAGAAGCCCCGGTAGAGGCTGCCAAGAGGTAG
- a CDS encoding alpha/beta fold hydrolase produces the protein MSSASEGRFLSSSVPLLTRVPRFATLLTDDGVPVEAVYEPCTAGFDARVGAGPEAVADIPVIVVAHGFTGSVDRPAVRRAARVFSQRAAVITFSFRGHGRSGGRSTVGDREVLDLAAAVAWARTLGHSEVVTVGFSMGGSVVLRHGALYTEETEARDTSVRVPVRERRTGEHLGAHFGAHADAVVAVSSPARWYYRGTAPMRRLHWVVTRPSGRLVGRYGFRTRIATEDWDPVPLSPVAAVPLIAPAPLLLVHGDRDPYFPLDHPRMLADAAGEGGAELWLERGMGHAENAADDALLARIADWASGALSA, from the coding sequence ATGAGTTCCGCGTCCGAGGGTCGATTCCTGAGTTCTTCTGTTCCCTTGCTCACGCGGGTCCCACGATTCGCCACATTGCTGACCGATGACGGGGTCCCGGTCGAGGCGGTGTACGAGCCGTGTACGGCAGGTTTCGACGCCCGTGTCGGGGCGGGGCCGGAAGCGGTGGCCGACATCCCCGTGATCGTGGTGGCGCACGGGTTCACGGGCTCGGTCGACCGCCCCGCCGTACGCCGTGCCGCGCGGGTGTTCTCCCAGCGTGCGGCCGTGATCACGTTCTCGTTCCGGGGGCACGGACGGTCCGGCGGGCGCTCCACGGTGGGCGACCGCGAGGTGCTGGATCTGGCCGCCGCGGTGGCGTGGGCGCGGACCCTGGGGCACTCCGAGGTCGTTACGGTCGGGTTCTCCATGGGCGGCTCGGTGGTGCTCCGCCACGGCGCTCTGTATACGGAAGAAACCGAGGCACGGGATACGTCCGTCCGTGTACCGGTGCGCGAACGGCGCACGGGGGAGCACTTGGGGGCGCACTTCGGCGCGCATGCCGATGCGGTGGTGGCGGTCAGCTCTCCCGCCCGCTGGTACTACCGGGGTACGGCCCCGATGCGCCGCCTGCACTGGGTGGTGACCCGGCCCTCGGGCCGCCTCGTCGGGCGGTACGGATTCCGTACCCGGATCGCCACCGAGGACTGGGACCCCGTCCCGCTCTCCCCGGTCGCCGCCGTCCCGCTCATCGCCCCGGCCCCGCTGCTGCTCGTGCACGGCGACCGGGACCCGTACTTCCCGCTGGACCACCCGCGCATGCTGGCCGACGCGGCGGGGGAGGGCGGTGCGGAGCTGTGGCTGGAGCGGGGGATGGGGCACGCGGAGAACGCGGCGGACGACGCCCTGCTGGCCCGGATCGCCGACTGGG
- a CDS encoding LacI family DNA-binding transcriptional regulator codes for MAKVTRDDVARLAGTSTAVVSYVINNGPRPVAPATRERVLAAIKQLGYRPDRVAQAMASRRTDLIGMIVPDARQPFFAEMAHAVEQAAAERGKMVLVGNSDYRDEREVHYLRAFLGMRVSGLILVSQGPSERAAAEIEAWDARVVLLHERPEAIDDVAVVTDDVGGAQLATRHLLEHGHAYVACLGGTEETPAVGDPVADHVEGWRRAMHESGRSTEGRLFQAPYNRYDAYQVALGLLAGPDRPPAIFCATDDQAIGVLRAARELRIDVPGELAVAGFDDVKEAGLTDPPLTTVFSDRPAMARAAVDLVLDDSLRVVGSRRERLKQFPSALVIRRSCGCGEPNASA; via the coding sequence GTGGCCAAGGTGACGCGGGACGATGTGGCGAGACTGGCGGGGACGTCGACCGCGGTCGTCAGCTACGTCATCAACAACGGACCCCGGCCGGTCGCCCCGGCCACGCGCGAGCGGGTGCTCGCCGCGATCAAGCAGCTGGGCTACCGGCCCGACCGGGTCGCCCAGGCCATGGCCTCGCGGCGGACCGACCTCATAGGAATGATCGTCCCCGACGCCCGGCAGCCCTTCTTCGCGGAGATGGCGCACGCGGTCGAACAGGCCGCCGCCGAGCGCGGGAAAATGGTGCTCGTCGGCAACTCCGACTACCGCGACGAGCGCGAGGTCCACTATCTGCGGGCCTTCCTCGGCATGCGCGTCTCCGGGCTGATCCTGGTCAGCCAGGGCCCCAGCGAGCGGGCGGCGGCGGAGATAGAGGCGTGGGACGCCCGGGTCGTGCTGCTGCACGAGCGCCCCGAGGCGATCGACGACGTCGCGGTCGTCACGGACGACGTCGGCGGCGCGCAGCTGGCCACCCGCCACCTCTTGGAGCACGGTCACGCGTACGTGGCCTGCCTCGGCGGTACGGAGGAGACCCCGGCCGTCGGTGACCCGGTCGCCGACCACGTCGAGGGGTGGCGCCGGGCGATGCACGAGTCCGGCCGCTCCACGGAGGGCCGGCTCTTCCAGGCCCCGTACAACCGGTACGACGCCTATCAGGTGGCCCTCGGGCTGCTCGCCGGCCCGGACCGGCCCCCGGCGATCTTCTGCGCCACCGACGACCAGGCCATCGGGGTGCTGCGGGCGGCGCGCGAGCTGCGCATCGACGTGCCGGGTGAGCTGGCGGTGGCGGGCTTCGACGACGTGAAGGAGGCCGGGCTCACCGATCCGCCGCTGACCACGGTCTTCTCCGACCGCCCGGCGATGGCGCGGGCCGCGGTCGACCTGGTGCTGGACGACTCGCTCCGGGTCGTGGGCTCGCGGCGGGAGCGGCTGAAGCAGTTCCCCTCGGCGCTGGTGATCCGGCGCTCGTGCGGCTGCGGGGAGCCGAACGCTTCGGCGTAA
- a CDS encoding response regulator transcription factor — protein MSPAEDDPQRILIVDDEPAVREALQRSLAFEGYGTQVAVDGYDALAMAEAYTPDLIVLDIQMPRMDGLTAARRIRATGSTTPILMLTARDTVGDRVTGLDAGADDYLVKPFELDELFARIRALLRRSSYAASAAGAEAPDDDVLSFADLRMDLATREVTRGERRVELTRTEFTLLEMFLAHPRQVLTREQILKAVWGFDFEPSSNSLDVYVMYLRRKTEAGGEPRLVHTVRGVGYALRTGGSGEA, from the coding sequence ATGAGCCCCGCCGAAGACGATCCCCAGCGCATCCTGATCGTCGACGACGAACCGGCCGTACGGGAGGCGCTCCAGCGCAGCCTCGCCTTCGAGGGGTACGGCACCCAGGTGGCGGTCGACGGGTACGACGCCCTGGCGATGGCCGAGGCGTACACCCCCGACCTCATCGTCCTGGACATCCAGATGCCGCGCATGGACGGCCTCACCGCCGCCCGCCGCATCCGCGCCACCGGCTCCACCACGCCCATCCTCATGCTCACCGCCCGCGACACCGTCGGGGACCGGGTCACCGGCCTCGACGCGGGCGCGGACGACTACCTGGTCAAGCCGTTCGAGCTGGACGAGCTGTTCGCCCGTATCCGGGCCCTGCTGCGCCGCAGCTCGTACGCGGCGTCGGCGGCGGGCGCGGAGGCCCCGGACGACGACGTGCTCTCCTTCGCCGATCTGCGGATGGACCTGGCGACCCGCGAGGTCACCCGGGGGGAGCGGCGGGTGGAGCTGACCCGTACCGAGTTCACGCTGCTGGAGATGTTCCTGGCCCACCCGCGCCAGGTGCTGACCCGGGAGCAGATCCTCAAGGCGGTGTGGGGCTTCGACTTCGAGCCGAGCTCCAACTCCCTGGACGTGTACGTGATGTACCTGCGCCGCAAGACGGAGGCGGGCGGCGAACCGCGCCTGGTCCACACCGTACGCGGGGTGGGCTACGCGCTCCGTACGGGCGGGAGCGGCGAGGCGTGA